Proteins encoded within one genomic window of Phototrophicus methaneseepsis:
- a CDS encoding glycerophosphodiester phosphodiesterase produces the protein MTNFGNNLILQAARDGELLIYGHRGAMAYAPMNTIAAYELAAEQGAQGIELDVHRSKDGYPVIVHDFSVDATTDGTGTVSQMTLAELKALDAGSWFDESFTGLRIPTLDEVFEAVGQRLLINIEIKSITPETDGVEQVVVDCIARHNMADRVLVSCFNPPALKRFAAIMPQVPIGFLYANFIPMDTPSLMKDIPHQAYHPYFQMIDADLVAEAKAANRIVNAWTVNEADEAKRLQSLGVEGIITNNPDTILSALSE, from the coding sequence GTGACGAACTTCGGAAACAACCTGATCTTGCAGGCGGCTCGTGATGGGGAGCTGCTGATTTATGGGCATCGTGGTGCTATGGCTTATGCCCCAATGAACACAATCGCAGCTTATGAGTTGGCAGCAGAGCAGGGTGCACAGGGTATTGAACTTGATGTGCATCGTTCTAAGGATGGTTATCCGGTCATTGTGCATGACTTCAGCGTGGATGCGACGACAGATGGCACGGGCACTGTGTCTCAGATGACGTTAGCGGAGCTCAAAGCCCTGGACGCAGGCAGTTGGTTTGATGAATCCTTTACCGGGCTGAGGATCCCAACCTTAGATGAGGTATTTGAAGCTGTTGGGCAGCGCTTGCTCATCAACATTGAAATCAAATCGATCACGCCTGAAACAGATGGTGTCGAGCAGGTGGTGGTGGATTGTATTGCTCGGCATAATATGGCGGATCGCGTGTTGGTTTCCTGCTTTAACCCGCCTGCTCTCAAGCGTTTTGCAGCGATAATGCCGCAAGTGCCGATTGGTTTTCTGTATGCTAATTTCATCCCGATGGATACCCCTAGCTTGATGAAGGATATACCACATCAAGCTTATCATCCTTATTTCCAGATGATTGATGCTGATCTGGTGGCAGAAGCGAAAGCTGCAAATCGAATCGTCAATGCATGGACCGTCAATGAAGCTGATGAAGCAAAACGCCTCCAGTCTCTGGGTGTAGAGGGCATTATCACAAACAATCCAGATACGATTTTGAGTGCTCTGAGTGAATGA
- the sufB gene encoding Fe-S cluster assembly protein SufB: MVDYVPSDKQLTDEEQALKALNRSYEEAYGFYDDDVQYNFKAQKGLNEEIVRQISAMKNEPEWMTEIRVKAYHTFLEKPTPQWGGNLNDIDYDNIYYYVRAMDKGGKSWDEVPPEIKDTFDRLGIPEAEQKYLQGVSAQYDSESVYHNIREDLESKGVIFLDMDSGLREHPEIVKEYFGSVIPYDDNKFAALNTAVWSGGSFIYVPPGVHVEMPLQAYFRINTQNMGQFERTLIIVDEGAYVHYVEGCTAPIYSSDSLHSAVVEIFVKEGGRCRYTTIQNWSNNVYNLVTKRAVAEKNATMEWVDGNLGSRLTMKYPAVILKGEGAHGEVLSIAFAGKGQHQDAGAKITHLAPNTTSQIISKSISKDSGRASYRGLLKIADGAENCKSNVVCDALLLDEESRSDTYPTIEIEAEHVTMGHEASVSKIGEDQLFYLMSRGLSEDEANAMIVNGFLEPLVKELPMEYALELNRLIQIQLEGSIG, encoded by the coding sequence ATGGTCGACTATGTACCAAGTGATAAGCAGCTTACCGATGAAGAGCAAGCGCTCAAAGCATTAAATCGCTCTTATGAAGAAGCTTACGGCTTCTATGATGATGATGTGCAATATAACTTTAAGGCGCAAAAGGGCCTTAATGAAGAAATTGTGCGTCAGATCAGCGCAATGAAGAATGAACCCGAGTGGATGACGGAGATCCGCGTTAAGGCGTATCACACATTCCTCGAAAAACCCACGCCGCAATGGGGTGGTAACCTCAATGATATTGACTACGATAACATTTACTACTACGTCCGTGCAATGGACAAGGGTGGTAAAAGCTGGGATGAAGTCCCGCCGGAGATTAAAGATACCTTTGATCGCCTCGGCATCCCGGAAGCTGAACAGAAGTACCTACAGGGTGTTTCCGCCCAGTACGATAGCGAATCTGTCTATCATAACATCCGCGAAGACCTGGAATCTAAGGGCGTTATTTTCCTTGATATGGATAGCGGCCTGCGCGAACATCCTGAGATCGTCAAAGAATACTTCGGGTCCGTCATTCCTTACGATGACAACAAATTCGCCGCATTGAACACGGCTGTTTGGTCGGGTGGTAGCTTCATTTATGTACCGCCTGGTGTCCATGTGGAAATGCCGCTTCAGGCTTACTTCCGCATCAATACCCAGAACATGGGCCAGTTTGAACGGACGCTCATCATCGTTGATGAAGGCGCTTATGTTCATTATGTAGAGGGCTGTACCGCGCCGATCTATAGCAGCGACAGCCTCCATAGCGCGGTCGTTGAAATCTTCGTTAAAGAAGGTGGCCGCTGCCGTTATACGACCATTCAGAACTGGTCGAATAATGTTTACAACCTCGTGACCAAGCGCGCCGTTGCTGAAAAGAACGCTACGATGGAATGGGTTGATGGTAACCTGGGCAGCCGTCTGACGATGAAATACCCGGCGGTTATCCTCAAGGGCGAAGGTGCTCATGGTGAAGTGCTTTCCATTGCCTTTGCAGGCAAGGGCCAGCATCAGGATGCTGGTGCTAAGATTACCCACCTGGCACCCAACACCACCAGCCAGATCATCAGCAAATCAATCAGCAAGGATAGTGGTCGCGCGAGCTACCGTGGCCTGCTGAAGATCGCAGATGGCGCTGAAAACTGCAAGAGCAATGTGGTTTGCGATGCGCTGCTGCTGGATGAAGAAAGTCGCTCGGATACATATCCTACCATCGAGATTGAAGCAGAACACGTGACGATGGGCCATGAAGCTTCTGTCAGCAAGATTGGTGAAGACCAGCTCTTCTACCTGATGAGCCGTGGCCTGAGCGAAGACGAAGCCAATGCGATGATCGTCAATGGCTTCCTGGAGCCGTTGGTGAAGGAACTGCCGATGGAATACGCGCTGGAACTCAATCGTTTGATCCAGATTCAGCTTGAAGGCTCGATTGGCTAA
- a CDS encoding iron-sulfur cluster assembly scaffold protein codes for MHDIYRELILDHAQYRRNWGLLDPNDFDHEEHNPLCGDHLHLTMRVDDEGIIREVGWDGSGCAISQASASMLGERLVGMPLAEARKINKQDILDEIGIPLTINRVKCALLSLKVLIVGSLGQGEWERIEDEEDD; via the coding sequence ATGCATGATATTTACCGTGAGCTCATTCTGGACCATGCACAATATCGTCGTAATTGGGGCCTGCTTGATCCGAACGATTTTGATCACGAAGAGCATAATCCGCTTTGTGGGGATCATCTGCATTTAACAATGCGTGTTGATGACGAAGGTATCATCCGAGAAGTTGGTTGGGATGGCTCTGGTTGTGCGATCAGTCAGGCTTCGGCCTCCATGTTGGGGGAGCGATTGGTTGGTATGCCACTGGCAGAAGCGCGCAAGATCAATAAGCAGGATATCCTCGATGAAATTGGTATTCCGCTGACGATTAATCGTGTGAAGTGTGCATTACTCTCGCTAAAGGTCCTCATTGTCGGTTCGCTTGGGCAGGGTGAATGGGAGCGGATTGAAGATGAGGAAGACGACTAG
- a CDS encoding cysteine desulfurase codes for MLNHPKYPYDIASIRADFPILNQDHHDGVPLVYLDNAASSQKPRQVLDVLDQYYRQYNANVHRGIHKLSEEATAAYEDARKKVRRFINANSRREVIYTRGTTESINLVAQTWGRTHLKAGDVVLSTQMEHHANIVPWQMLAAERNIIVKYVPILPDGTLDMEAYGHMLHDEPVKLVAVAHVSNVLGTVNPIEEMARLAHENGALILVDAAQSVPHMPVDVQALDVDFLAFSSHKMAGPTGIGILYGKRALLEDMPPWMGGGDMISTVTFEGSTWNGLPYKFEAGTPSIAEAIGLGAAVDYLMALGMEHIHAHEQAITEYALERLAEVPGVTVFGPDAGQKGAVAAFAVEGAHAHDVAQLLDAEGVAVRAGHHCAMPLHSVLNVAATSRASFYLYNTFDEVDVLVNALYVVKNTLVRG; via the coding sequence ATGTTGAATCATCCCAAATATCCCTATGATATTGCGTCTATACGGGCAGATTTCCCTATTCTGAATCAGGACCATCATGATGGGGTTCCGCTCGTTTACCTGGATAATGCAGCTTCCAGCCAGAAGCCGCGCCAGGTCCTGGATGTGTTGGACCAATATTATCGTCAATACAATGCCAATGTGCATCGTGGTATTCACAAGTTGAGCGAAGAAGCGACAGCCGCTTATGAAGATGCACGCAAGAAGGTGCGGCGCTTTATTAATGCGAACAGCCGCCGAGAAGTTATCTATACACGTGGTACGACAGAGAGTATCAATCTTGTCGCGCAGACCTGGGGACGGACGCACTTAAAGGCTGGGGACGTCGTCCTTTCGACCCAGATGGAACACCACGCCAACATTGTCCCCTGGCAGATGTTAGCTGCTGAGCGCAACATCATTGTGAAGTATGTTCCCATACTGCCAGACGGTACCCTGGATATGGAAGCTTACGGCCATATGCTTCATGATGAGCCAGTTAAGCTCGTTGCTGTTGCACATGTGTCGAATGTGCTCGGTACTGTGAACCCTATTGAGGAGATGGCACGCCTTGCTCATGAAAATGGGGCATTAATTCTCGTTGACGCGGCCCAGAGTGTGCCGCATATGCCAGTTGATGTGCAGGCATTAGATGTCGATTTCCTGGCGTTTAGTTCTCACAAAATGGCTGGCCCAACAGGTATTGGCATCTTATATGGTAAACGTGCCTTGCTAGAAGATATGCCACCCTGGATGGGGGGTGGCGATATGATTTCTACCGTCACTTTTGAAGGTAGTACGTGGAATGGTCTGCCTTATAAGTTTGAGGCGGGTACACCGAGCATTGCGGAAGCGATTGGCCTGGGTGCTGCTGTTGATTATCTGATGGCGCTTGGCATGGAGCATATTCATGCCCACGAACAAGCCATTACGGAATATGCGCTGGAGCGACTGGCCGAAGTGCCCGGCGTCACGGTGTTTGGCCCGGATGCAGGTCAAAAAGGCGCGGTAGCTGCCTTTGCTGTTGAGGGGGCTCATGCCCATGATGTGGCTCAATTGCTGGATGCTGAAGGCGTTGCGGTACGTGCTGGGCACCATTGTGCGATGCCACTCCATAGTGTGCTCAATGTGGCGGCGACCTCACGAGCAAGTTTTTATCTTTATAATACGTTTGATGAAGTCGATGTACTCGTCAACGCACTCTATGTCGTTAAGAACACCTTAGTTAGAGGGTAA
- a CDS encoding metal-sulfur cluster assembly factor has protein sequence MSNVELKKEDGVREALRAVVDPEIGMNVIELGLIRDIDIRDESTHIIMIMTTPFCPYAPQLLEQTRRTAQDYLGVPTTIEMGMEMWDPSMMEEGAASDWGLF, from the coding sequence ATGAGCAATGTTGAACTGAAGAAAGAAGACGGGGTTCGGGAAGCACTGCGCGCTGTCGTTGATCCAGAAATTGGCATGAACGTCATTGAACTGGGTTTGATACGCGACATCGACATACGGGACGAAAGCACGCATATCATCATGATTATGACGACACCCTTCTGTCCATATGCACCTCAACTGCTGGAACAAACTCGCCGCACGGCTCAAGATTACCTTGGCGTGCCAACCACCATCGAAATGGGTATGGAAATGTGGGACCCTAGCATGATGGAAGAAGGTGCAGCCAGCGACTGGGGCCTATTCTAG
- the sufD gene encoding Fe-S cluster assembly protein SufD codes for MVVQRRSRVDNQPKYTRADVEALVSQYDEPQWLSDFRFEAWDLYESLPMPGHEEEWRRTDYSHIQWQDASNKIVPNGATVDTVPQKNLEPLVGGQQGGLLVFVDGKLVQNDVADELIQQGVVFKDLHTALKENEEIVREYFMTQAVKPTDGKFAALHGALWDHGVVLYVPKNKAIEQPLHVVMYNTKDGSHLAHMLVVIGENAQATLQVDYASADGSTNSAYIGATELIVGDAANLRYVALQEWNRQTYEFSHQRAMVGRDANLDWVIGNMGTRLTKAFIEVDIVGAGSNARVSGFFFADKDQFFDLDTQQNHNAPLTTSDLLFKGAAKDHARTLWQGMIKSLPKMQKIDGYQVCRNLVLSPDARMDSIPGLEIEADDVMCSHAATFGTLEEELLYYLMSRGIPRPEAQLMIIDGFFDELLQRIPFERVRERLQSEIEAKILG; via the coding sequence GTGGTCGTACAGAGACGCTCAAGAGTTGATAACCAACCCAAATATACTCGCGCCGATGTTGAAGCGCTCGTTAGCCAGTATGATGAACCGCAATGGCTGAGTGATTTTCGCTTTGAGGCGTGGGACTTGTATGAAAGCTTGCCGATGCCGGGCCACGAAGAAGAGTGGCGCCGCACGGATTATAGCCACATTCAGTGGCAGGATGCTTCTAACAAGATAGTGCCCAATGGCGCGACTGTGGACACTGTGCCGCAGAAGAACCTGGAACCGCTTGTTGGTGGTCAGCAGGGTGGTTTGTTGGTCTTCGTAGATGGTAAATTGGTCCAGAATGACGTCGCGGATGAATTGATCCAGCAGGGCGTGGTTTTTAAGGACCTGCATACGGCGCTGAAGGAAAATGAAGAGATCGTGCGCGAATACTTCATGACCCAGGCCGTGAAGCCAACAGATGGTAAGTTTGCGGCGCTGCATGGTGCGCTGTGGGATCATGGCGTTGTGCTCTATGTGCCTAAGAACAAGGCCATTGAACAGCCGCTGCATGTGGTTATGTACAATACCAAAGATGGCAGCCATCTGGCTCATATGCTGGTTGTCATTGGAGAAAACGCTCAGGCAACACTGCAAGTCGATTATGCATCTGCGGATGGCAGCACCAATTCGGCTTATATCGGTGCGACAGAGCTTATTGTTGGCGATGCTGCAAATCTGCGCTATGTGGCCCTACAAGAGTGGAATCGCCAGACCTACGAGTTCAGCCATCAGCGCGCCATGGTTGGCCGCGATGCAAACCTGGACTGGGTCATCGGTAACATGGGTACCCGCCTGACGAAAGCCTTCATTGAGGTGGATATCGTCGGTGCCGGGTCGAACGCTCGTGTTTCTGGTTTCTTCTTCGCGGATAAAGACCAGTTCTTCGACCTCGATACCCAGCAGAACCACAATGCACCACTGACCACATCAGACTTGCTATTCAAGGGTGCTGCGAAAGATCATGCGCGTACCTTATGGCAGGGTATGATTAAATCATTGCCGAAGATGCAGAAAATTGATGGCTATCAGGTTTGCCGCAACCTGGTTCTGAGCCCAGATGCGCGGATGGATAGCATCCCTGGCCTTGAGATTGAGGCAGATGATGTTATGTGTTCCCATGCGGCGACCTTTGGCACGCTGGAAGAGGAACTGCTTTACTATCTCATGAGTCGTGGTATTCCGCGCCCAGAAGCTCAGTTGATGATTATCGATGGCTTCTTTGACGAATTGTTGCAGCGTATCCCTTTCGAACGTGTGCGGGAGCGCCTACAATCTGAAATTGAGGCCAAAATTCTAGGCTAA
- a CDS encoding helix-turn-helix domain-containing protein produces MERIVVNRTKELLAIKSRREQRRITIRDIESETGLDKSVVHRWLQNEVRRIDLHVLEGWCNYLDCEPGDILVRETVEKADESPEIINPELLTA; encoded by the coding sequence ATGGAAAGAATTGTTGTTAACCGAACTAAGGAGTTGCTTGCGATAAAGTCGCGCCGTGAGCAACGACGAATTACGATTCGAGACATTGAGTCTGAGACTGGACTTGATAAGTCAGTTGTACATCGTTGGCTTCAAAATGAAGTAAGACGCATTGATCTTCACGTATTAGAAGGTTGGTGCAATTATCTCGATTGTGAGCCTGGCGACATTTTGGTTCGGGAAACTGTAGAGAAGGCTGACGAATCCCCTGAAATTATAAACCCAGAACTCTTGACCGCGTAG
- a CDS encoding tyrosine-type recombinase/integrase, translated as MNTVSQSQQITRYDPERDTRYLNYFNLDRAIADVFAHIDQLPSSQTPEKHTRRVYESGLDYWRQWSGDVLPTANLMKRYIAHLRERGLKSSTISSRYMSPLRLLLNALATQPIDTEQLVEQVVVSPGTSEAEFMKKMQARMMVVNQLRNYISDCREHIEAARAIKPPRNETTSNVSPLWQHGKRLTIDQVNAVLRQMDRASIIGKRNYAIMRLAFESALRVAEIRRITLDSITQEGDIWLITVRGKRNNIDPVSVSPACIDAIYDFVDAFNDALPADSPRRIAGDMPIWQPIGNWSDIADGDYNTSAIDTSGIRRIIRVSTERVCGKGHGLAAHDTRRTAAAVAYNAGMPIAAISTMLRHKSSDVTMRYIGKAPDHESSTLANYVNISD; from the coding sequence ATGAACACTGTATCACAGTCCCAACAAATTACGCGCTACGACCCAGAGCGAGACACGCGCTACCTCAATTACTTCAACCTGGACCGCGCCATTGCCGATGTCTTCGCCCACATCGACCAATTACCCAGCAGCCAGACGCCGGAAAAGCACACCCGCCGCGTCTATGAATCCGGCCTGGATTACTGGCGTCAATGGTCTGGCGACGTCCTACCCACTGCCAACCTCATGAAGCGCTACATCGCCCACCTGCGGGAACGCGGCCTTAAATCATCAACGATTAGCAGCCGATACATGTCACCCCTGCGCTTACTGCTCAATGCGCTCGCCACCCAACCCATCGATACAGAGCAGCTCGTTGAGCAGGTGGTCGTCTCACCTGGCACATCAGAAGCCGAATTTATGAAGAAGATGCAAGCCCGCATGATGGTCGTCAACCAACTGCGCAATTACATCAGCGATTGCCGTGAACACATAGAAGCTGCCCGCGCCATCAAGCCGCCGCGCAACGAAACCACATCCAACGTATCGCCGCTCTGGCAGCATGGCAAACGCCTCACAATCGACCAGGTCAACGCCGTCCTGCGCCAGATGGACCGCGCCAGCATCATCGGCAAGCGCAACTACGCCATCATGCGCCTCGCCTTCGAGTCAGCCCTCCGCGTCGCAGAGATCCGCCGCATCACCCTAGATAGCATCACCCAGGAAGGCGACATCTGGCTGATTACCGTCCGCGGCAAACGCAACAACATCGACCCCGTCAGCGTCTCCCCGGCCTGCATCGATGCCATTTATGACTTCGTAGATGCCTTCAACGATGCCCTACCAGCAGATAGCCCGCGCCGTATCGCTGGCGACATGCCCATCTGGCAACCCATTGGCAACTGGTCAGACATTGCCGATGGCGACTACAACACCAGCGCCATAGATACATCCGGCATTCGCCGCATCATTCGCGTATCCACCGAGCGCGTTTGCGGTAAAGGTCATGGCCTCGCAGCTCACGACACCCGACGAACCGCCGCCGCGGTGGCCTACAATGCCGGGATGCCCATCGCCGCCATCTCAACAATGCTCCGCCACAAATCATCAGACGTCACCATGCGCTACATCGGCAAAGCCCCGGACCACGAATCATCGACCCTCGCCAACTACGTCAACATCTCAGACTAA
- a CDS encoding Rieske 2Fe-2S domain-containing protein — MPEEYIEVCPTEEIPDGERAVFGILNRWVAIFNVGGQYYAIEDMCTHDGNILTEDRDGNPIPLQDETVIQCPRHGACFDITTGKFLSGPAGTVDVPFFGVRVQDNMIEVTLKPLNK, encoded by the coding sequence ATGCCTGAAGAATATATCGAAGTGTGCCCAACTGAAGAAATCCCGGATGGTGAGCGAGCCGTTTTTGGAATTCTTAATCGTTGGGTAGCGATTTTTAATGTTGGTGGGCAATACTATGCGATCGAGGACATGTGCACACATGATGGCAACATCCTCACCGAGGATCGTGATGGAAACCCTATTCCGTTGCAAGACGAGACTGTGATTCAGTGTCCGCGCCATGGGGCGTGCTTTGATATCACGACTGGTAAGTTCTTATCAGGTCCTGCGGGTACAGTTGATGTGCCGTTTTTTGGTGTTCGTGTCCAAGACAATATGATTGAGGTAACACTAAAACCACTCAACAAATAG
- the sufC gene encoding Fe-S cluster assembly ATPase SufC yields MAAELQIRNLHAQVEGDEKPILRGVNLTIRQGEVHALMGPNGSGKSTLANVLMGNPTYEVTDGEIIFDGKDLLEMEPDERSRAGLFLAFQYPVSIPGVTLANFLRHAVNARLKDDDPDTKGMPIPQFTRMMRDKMDMLGIDHSFAARYLNEGFSGGEKKRAEVMQMAVLEPKITVLDETDSGLDIDALRIVAEGVSKLTGPSMGALVITHYQRMLNYIKPDYVHVMFQGQIVESGGPELALQLEENGYDWIREKYSVAQS; encoded by the coding sequence ATGGCAGCAGAACTGCAAATTCGTAATTTGCATGCACAGGTAGAAGGCGATGAGAAGCCAATCCTGCGAGGCGTTAACCTGACCATTCGTCAGGGCGAAGTACATGCGTTAATGGGGCCGAACGGCTCCGGTAAGAGCACACTTGCGAATGTGCTCATGGGCAACCCAACGTATGAAGTGACGGACGGCGAAATCATCTTTGATGGCAAGGATTTGTTGGAGATGGAGCCGGATGAGCGCAGCCGTGCAGGCCTGTTCCTGGCATTCCAGTATCCTGTGTCAATCCCAGGTGTGACACTGGCGAACTTTTTGCGTCATGCTGTGAATGCTCGTCTCAAGGACGATGACCCGGATACGAAGGGCATGCCGATCCCGCAGTTTACGCGTATGATGCGTGATAAGATGGATATGCTCGGCATTGATCACAGCTTTGCTGCACGTTATCTGAATGAAGGCTTTAGCGGCGGTGAGAAGAAGCGCGCCGAGGTCATGCAGATGGCCGTCCTGGAACCCAAAATTACCGTTCTGGATGAGACAGATTCCGGCCTGGATATTGACGCGCTGCGTATCGTCGCTGAAGGTGTTAGCAAGCTGACCGGCCCCAGCATGGGCGCACTTGTGATTACCCACTATCAGCGCATGCTGAATTACATCAAGCCGGATTATGTACATGTGATGTTCCAGGGCCAGATTGTCGAGAGTGGCGGCCCAGAACTTGCGTTACAATTGGAAGAGAACGGTTACGATTGGATCCGCGAGAAATACTCAGTTGCCCAATCATAA
- a CDS encoding peptidoglycan DD-metalloendopeptidase family protein has protein sequence MSSSASVPKPSNPGPAQTAIANTKSVYANIRVGPGTQYRDIGDLRDNSLCVYYPQTRTSDSWYWVEYSGVSGWVSGSVVDFEAVVGGPPSGHTPTPYDGAIAIWHWKGDGVAERTIEELATNVKRLAPNVSQIWVKTSDGPYWQGRFDSSSMAVNGTSDLTRWADTLSRFGLQLHAWCVPTGVDIESEARIIAQTCNHPGVKSMILDVEPYTGFWQGGAEAVRPFMMRVRQLVTNARFHIGMSMDPRPWHFSSIYPNEWYPFIDSLHPQCYWQTFRTTPEYTLQQMMDTWASYGRPIYSALQGDADLEGQREAHTLATKRHGNLGLSWWRYGVISQFGAVNTPIEVNPVEDPDEDNDYFVDEVVVVPDGPGFRRGTYTGKSELSSYDGTWGWKVLYKTTEVNISKVWAEWKTTLPESGRYEIATFVPARHATTTRARFKIHGIRGTTTEVVVDINQYQNRDRWVTLGIFDLVKGQTNAGKVFLNDVTGEPDKEIAFDAVRFRRILTVPSGNEGNTGTVGDGPDVINGVNVADGYESPVGTNVERASTQVWPSGWLDASPYAQLYFVGTPSEAYHTGADLNFGRPYEDLGMPVYATASGVVVYQASLRPWGNVTIIRHDPLKQPTGKVYYSRYGHMQNVSVAVGARVRRGQQIGEIGNGEGRYVPHLHFDIVGTTILVSSPGDWPGTDLARLKKHYLDPKLFIQQNRPG, from the coding sequence ATGAGCAGCAGCGCATCTGTGCCTAAGCCCAGTAATCCTGGGCCGGCCCAAACAGCGATTGCCAATACCAAATCTGTTTATGCCAATATTCGTGTTGGCCCAGGTACGCAGTATCGTGATATTGGTGATCTGCGAGATAACTCCCTCTGTGTTTATTATCCCCAAACACGTACAAGTGACAGCTGGTATTGGGTTGAATATAGTGGCGTCAGTGGATGGGTCTCCGGTAGTGTCGTGGATTTTGAAGCTGTCGTGGGTGGGCCCCCATCAGGCCATACGCCAACGCCTTATGATGGGGCTATTGCCATCTGGCATTGGAAGGGTGATGGTGTCGCTGAACGAACCATCGAAGAATTAGCAACCAATGTCAAACGACTTGCTCCGAATGTGTCGCAGATCTGGGTCAAGACGAGCGATGGCCCTTACTGGCAAGGACGGTTTGATTCCAGCAGTATGGCCGTTAATGGAACGTCTGATTTGACACGTTGGGCTGATACCCTAAGTCGCTTTGGCCTGCAATTACATGCATGGTGTGTGCCAACAGGCGTCGATATTGAATCTGAGGCACGGATCATCGCTCAGACATGTAATCATCCCGGCGTTAAATCCATGATCCTTGATGTTGAGCCCTATACGGGTTTCTGGCAGGGTGGGGCAGAAGCTGTGCGTCCATTTATGATGCGCGTGCGCCAGTTGGTTACAAATGCGCGTTTCCATATTGGTATGAGCATGGACCCTCGCCCATGGCACTTTTCCAGCATCTATCCAAATGAATGGTATCCCTTTATTGATAGCTTGCATCCGCAGTGCTATTGGCAGACATTCCGCACGACGCCCGAATACACGCTCCAGCAAATGATGGATACATGGGCTAGCTATGGACGTCCCATTTATTCAGCATTGCAGGGCGACGCAGACCTGGAAGGTCAGCGCGAGGCGCATACTCTGGCGACAAAGCGACATGGCAACCTGGGCCTGAGTTGGTGGCGTTACGGCGTGATCTCTCAGTTTGGTGCGGTCAATACGCCCATTGAAGTGAATCCGGTTGAAGACCCAGACGAAGATAACGATTATTTCGTTGATGAAGTCGTCGTTGTACCTGATGGTCCCGGATTTCGTAGAGGGACTTATACAGGGAAATCCGAGTTAAGCAGCTATGATGGCACCTGGGGCTGGAAGGTCCTCTACAAAACCACTGAAGTAAATATCAGCAAAGTATGGGCTGAGTGGAAGACGACTTTACCGGAATCCGGGCGATATGAGATTGCTACCTTCGTGCCAGCCCGGCATGCGACGACGACCAGAGCGCGCTTTAAAATTCATGGTATTCGTGGGACAACCACAGAAGTTGTTGTGGATATTAATCAGTATCAAAATCGTGATCGTTGGGTGACGTTAGGTATCTTTGATCTTGTCAAAGGTCAGACGAATGCGGGCAAAGTCTTCCTCAATGATGTGACGGGGGAACCTGATAAGGAGATTGCCTTTGATGCAGTTCGCTTCCGGCGGATTTTGACGGTTCCATCTGGCAATGAGGGCAACACGGGAACGGTTGGCGATGGCCCGGATGTCATTAATGGCGTCAATGTCGCTGATGGTTATGAATCACCTGTGGGTACCAATGTCGAACGTGCCAGTACCCAGGTTTGGCCTTCAGGTTGGCTTGATGCCAGCCCTTATGCTCAGTTGTACTTCGTCGGTACGCCGAGCGAAGCCTACCACACTGGAGCAGATCTCAACTTTGGTCGCCCATATGAGGACCTTGGTATGCCTGTCTATGCGACGGCCAGCGGCGTTGTGGTGTATCAGGCATCACTGCGGCCCTGGGGGAATGTGACCATTATACGCCACGATCCTCTTAAGCAGCCAACAGGCAAAGTATATTACAGTCGCTATGGGCATATGCAGAACGTCAGCGTCGCTGTTGGCGCGCGTGTGCGGCGGGGCCAACAGATTGGCGAGATCGGTAATGGAGAAGGCCGTTATGTGCCTCATCTTCACTTCGATATTGTGGGGACGACTATTCTTGTATCGAGCCCAGGGGATTGGCCGGGCACGGACCTGGCCCGCCTGAAGAAGCATTATCTGGATCCAAAGCTGTTTATCCAGCAAAATCGCCCAGGATAG